One window of Suricata suricatta isolate VVHF042 chromosome 6, meerkat_22Aug2017_6uvM2_HiC, whole genome shotgun sequence genomic DNA carries:
- the HARS gene encoding histidine--tRNA ligase, cytoplasmic, producing MAERAALEELVRLQGERVRGLKQQKASAEQIEEEVAKLLKLKAQLGPDEGKQKFVLKTPKGTRDYSPRQMAVREKVFDVIISCFKRHGAEVIDTPVFELKETLTGKYGEDSKLIYDLKDQGGELLSLRYDLTVPFARYLAMNKLTNIKRYHIAKVYRRDNPAMTRGRYREFYQCDFDIAGQFDPMIPDAECLKIMCEILSSLHIGDFLVKVNDRRILDGMFAICGVPDSKFRTICSSVDKLDKVSWEEVKNEMVGEKGLAPEVADHIGDYVQQHGGVSLVEQLLQDPKLSQNKQALEGLGDLKLLFEYLTLFGIADKISFDLSLARGLDYYTGVIYEAVLLQTPVRPGEEPLGVGSVAAGGRYDGLVGMFDPKGRKVPCVGLSIGVERIFSIVEQRLEALEEKVRTTETQVLVASAQKRLLEERLKLVSELWDAGIKAELLYKKNPKLLNQLQYCEEAGIPLVAIIGEQELKDGVIKLRSVASREEVDVRREDLVEEIKRRTSEPLCIC from the exons ATGGCAGAACGTGCAGCACTGGAGGAGCTAGTGCGACTTCAGGGAGAGCGCGTGCGGGGCCTCAAGCAGCAGAAGGCCAGCGCTGAGCAG ATCGAAGAGGAAGTGgcaaaactactaaaactgaaggCACAGCTGGGCCCTGATGAAGGGAAACAGAAGTTTGTGCTCAAGACCCCCAAG GGTACAAGAGACTACAGTCCCCGGCAGATGGCTGTTCGGGAGAAGGTGTTCGATGTAATCATCAGCTGCTTCAAGCGTCATGGTGCAGAAGTAATTGATACACCTGTGTTTGAACTGAAG GAAACACTGACTGGAAAGTATGGAGAAGACTCTAAGCTCATCTATGACCTGAAGGACCAGGGTGGAGAGCTGTTGTCCCTTCGCTATGACCTCACT GTTCCTTTTGCTCGATATTTGGCAATGAATAAACTGACCAACATTAAACGCTACCACATAGCAAAAGTATATCGGCGCGATAACCCAGCCATGACCCGTGGCCGATACCGGGAATTCTACCAGTGT GACTTTGACATTGCTGGACAATTTGATCCCATGATCCCTGATGCCGAGTGCCTGAAGATCATGTGTGAGATCCTGAGTTCACTTCACATAGGCGACTTCCTGGTCAAG GTGAATGATCGGCGCATCCTAGATGGGATGTTTGCCATCTGTGGTGTTCCTGATAGCAAGTTCCGTACCATCTGCTCCTCAGTGGACAAGCTGGACAAG GTATCCTGGGAGGAAGTAAAAAATGAGATGGTGGGAGAGAAGGGCCTCGCACCTGAGGTAGCTGACCACATTGGGGACTATGTCCAGCAGCATG GTGGGGTATCCCTGGTTGAACAGCTACTCCAGGATCCTAAACTATCCCAAAACAAACAGGCCTTGGAGGGCCTGGGAGACCTGAAACTGCTGTTTGAATACTTGACCCTGTTTGGCATTGCTGACAAG ATCTCCTTCGACCTCAGCCTTGCTCGAGGGCTGGACTACTATACTGGGGTGATCTATGAGGCGGTGCTGCTACAGACCCCAGTCCGGCCGGGGGAAGAGCCCCTGGGTGTGGGCAGTGTGGCTGCTGGAGGACGCTATGATGGGCTCGTGGGCATGTTTGACCCTAAAGGACGCAAGGTGCCATGTGTGGGGCTCAGCATTGGGGTGGAGCGGATCTTCTCCATTGTGGAGCAGAGGCTAGAG gcttTGGAGGAAAAGGTACGGACCACAGAAACACAGGTGCTTGTGGCGTCTGCACAGAAGAGGCTGCTGGAGGAGAGACTGAAACTCGTTTCGGAGCTCTGGGATGCTGGGATCAAG GCAGAGCTGCTCTACAAGAAGAACCCAAAGTTGCTGAACCAGCTGCAGTACTGTGAGGAGGCAGGCATCCCACTGGTGGCCATCATTGGTGAACAGGAGCTCAAGGACGGGGTCATCAAGCTCCGTTCAGTGGCCAGCAGGGAAGAG GTGGATGTCCGAAGAGAAGACCTTgtggaagaaatcaaaaggagaaCAAGCGAGCCCCTTTGCATCTGCTGA
- the DND1 gene encoding dead end protein homolog 1 isoform X2, with the protein MQSKRECELWCERVNPENKAALEAWVRETGIRLVQVNGQRKYGGPPPGWVGSPPPAGSEVFIGRLPQDVYEHQLIPLFQRVGRLYEFRLMMTFSGLNRGFAYARYSSRRGAQAAIATLHNHPLRPSCPLLVCRSTEKCELSVDGLPPGLSRRALLLALEPLGPGLQEALLMPSPGPAPAQIALLKFTSHRAAAMAKKALVEGQSRLCGEQVAVEWLKPDLKQRLRQQLMGPSLQCQQPEGSRLALARDKLESQGARAALQLLCQRMKLGSPVFLTKCLGTGPAGWHRFWYQVVIPGHPVPFSGLIWVLLAPDGQNGHEVAKNAVSARLLEALSDSRASLLRSPGAEAGTLVRQ; encoded by the exons ATGCAGTCCAAGCGGGAGTGTGAG CTATGGTGTGAGAGGGTGAATCCGGAGAACAAGGCAGCGTTGGAGGCTTGGGTCAGGGAGACGGGCATCCGCCTGGTGCAGGTGAACGGGCAGAGGAAGTATGGCGGGCCACCCCCAG GCTGGGTGGGCAGCCCGCCGCCGGCCGGGTCAGAAGTGTTTATCGGGCGGCTACCCCAGGACGTGTACGAGCACCAGCTGATCCCACTGTTCCAGCGCGTGGGCCGCCTCTACGAGTTCCGCCTGATGATGACTTTCAGTGGCCTAAACCGTGGCTTCGCCTACGCCCGCTACAGCTCACGGCGCGGCGCCCAGGCCGCCATCGCCACACTCCACAACCACCCGCTGCGGCCCTCCTGCCCACTGCTCGTGTGCCGCAGCACTGAGAAGTGCGAGCTGAGCGTGGACGGGCTGCCTCCGGGGCTGAGCCGCCGCGCGTTGCTGCTCGCGCTGGAGCCTCTGGGTCCCGGCCTGCAGGAGGCGCTGCTGAtgcccagccctgggcctgcGCCCGCACAAATTGCGCTGCTGAAGTTCACCTCGCACCGCGCTGCCGCCATGGCCAAAAAAGCCCTAGTGGAAG GGCAATCACGCCTCTGTGGAGAGCAGGTGGCCGTGGAGTGGCTCAAGCCGGATCTGAAGCAGCGACTCCGCCAGCAGCTCATGGGCCCCTCCCTGCAGTGCCAACAGCCAGAGGGCAGTCGGTTGGCCCTTGCCAGGGACAAGCTGGAGTCCCAAGGGGCTCGGGCTGCCCTGCAGCTGTTGTGCCAGAGGATGAAGCTGGGCAGCCCTGTGTTCCTCACCAAGTGTTTGGGCACGGGCCCTGCTGGCTGGCACCGCTTCTGGTACCAGGTGGTGATCCCTGGGCATCCAGTGCCCTTCAGTGGCCTCATCTGGGTCTTGCTGGCCCCAGATGGGCAGAATGGGCATGAGGTGGCTAAAAACGCTGTGTCTGCAAGGCTACTAGAGGCACTGAGTGACTCTAGAGCCAGTCTTTTACGGTCTCCTGGGGCTGAAGCAGGTACCTTGGTTAGGCAGTGA
- the DND1 gene encoding dead end protein homolog 1 isoform X1 → MQSKRECEVSGWHDGVDKRRQRWEWGSLGCSSTGEVAAGAAIRRSNLPFPLQLWCERVNPENKAALEAWVRETGIRLVQVNGQRKYGGPPPGWVGSPPPAGSEVFIGRLPQDVYEHQLIPLFQRVGRLYEFRLMMTFSGLNRGFAYARYSSRRGAQAAIATLHNHPLRPSCPLLVCRSTEKCELSVDGLPPGLSRRALLLALEPLGPGLQEALLMPSPGPAPAQIALLKFTSHRAAAMAKKALVEGQSRLCGEQVAVEWLKPDLKQRLRQQLMGPSLQCQQPEGSRLALARDKLESQGARAALQLLCQRMKLGSPVFLTKCLGTGPAGWHRFWYQVVIPGHPVPFSGLIWVLLAPDGQNGHEVAKNAVSARLLEALSDSRASLLRSPGAEAGTLVRQ, encoded by the exons ATGCAGTCCAAGCGGGAGTGTGAGGTAAGTGGTTGGCATGACGGGGTCGACAAGCGCCGCCAGCGTTGGGAGTGGGGCTCCTTGGGCTGCAGCTCCACTGGCGAGGTGGCGGCGGGCGCGGCGATTCGCCGTTCCAACCTGCCTTTTCCCCTTCAGCTATGGTGTGAGAGGGTGAATCCGGAGAACAAGGCAGCGTTGGAGGCTTGGGTCAGGGAGACGGGCATCCGCCTGGTGCAGGTGAACGGGCAGAGGAAGTATGGCGGGCCACCCCCAG GCTGGGTGGGCAGCCCGCCGCCGGCCGGGTCAGAAGTGTTTATCGGGCGGCTACCCCAGGACGTGTACGAGCACCAGCTGATCCCACTGTTCCAGCGCGTGGGCCGCCTCTACGAGTTCCGCCTGATGATGACTTTCAGTGGCCTAAACCGTGGCTTCGCCTACGCCCGCTACAGCTCACGGCGCGGCGCCCAGGCCGCCATCGCCACACTCCACAACCACCCGCTGCGGCCCTCCTGCCCACTGCTCGTGTGCCGCAGCACTGAGAAGTGCGAGCTGAGCGTGGACGGGCTGCCTCCGGGGCTGAGCCGCCGCGCGTTGCTGCTCGCGCTGGAGCCTCTGGGTCCCGGCCTGCAGGAGGCGCTGCTGAtgcccagccctgggcctgcGCCCGCACAAATTGCGCTGCTGAAGTTCACCTCGCACCGCGCTGCCGCCATGGCCAAAAAAGCCCTAGTGGAAG GGCAATCACGCCTCTGTGGAGAGCAGGTGGCCGTGGAGTGGCTCAAGCCGGATCTGAAGCAGCGACTCCGCCAGCAGCTCATGGGCCCCTCCCTGCAGTGCCAACAGCCAGAGGGCAGTCGGTTGGCCCTTGCCAGGGACAAGCTGGAGTCCCAAGGGGCTCGGGCTGCCCTGCAGCTGTTGTGCCAGAGGATGAAGCTGGGCAGCCCTGTGTTCCTCACCAAGTGTTTGGGCACGGGCCCTGCTGGCTGGCACCGCTTCTGGTACCAGGTGGTGATCCCTGGGCATCCAGTGCCCTTCAGTGGCCTCATCTGGGTCTTGCTGGCCCCAGATGGGCAGAATGGGCATGAGGTGGCTAAAAACGCTGTGTCTGCAAGGCTACTAGAGGCACTGAGTGACTCTAGAGCCAGTCTTTTACGGTCTCCTGGGGCTGAAGCAGGTACCTTGGTTAGGCAGTGA
- the WDR55 gene encoding WD repeat-containing protein 55 codes for MDCTCEERPAEDGNDEEDPDSTEAPIRIRDTPEDIVLEAPASGLAFHPTRDLLAAGDVDGDVFVFSYSCQEGETKELWSSGHHLKSCRAAVFSEDGQKLVTVSKDKAIHVLDVEQGRLERRISKAHGAPINSLLLVDEHVLATGDDTGGIRLWDQRKEGPLMDMRQHEEYIADMALDPAKKLLLTASGDGCLGVFNIRRRRFELLSEPQSGDLTSVTLMKYGKKVACGSSEGTIYLFNWNGFGATSDRFALRAESIDCMVPVTESLLCTGSTDGIIRAVNILPNRVVGTVGQHAGEPVEKLALSHCGCFLASSGHDQRLKFWNTAQLRTVVVDDYRRRKKKGGPLRALSSKAWSTDDFFAGLREEEDSTAQKEGEDSEDESD; via the exons ATGGACTGCACGTGTGAGGAGAGGCCTGCGGAGGATGGGAACGATGAGGAGGACCCGGACTCCACGGAAGCCCCGATCCGCATCCGGGACACTCCGGAAgacatagtgctggaagccccAGCCAGTGGGCTAGCGTTCCATCCGACCCGCGACCTCCTGGCGGCGGGGGACGTGGATGGGGACGTGTTCGT ctttTCCTACTCCTGCCAAGAGGGAGAAACAAAGGAGCTCTGGTCTTCAGGTCACCACCTCAAATCCTGTCGAGCTGCGGTCTTTTCTGAAGATGGGCAGA AACTCGTTACTGTCTCCAAGGACAAAGCCATCCACGTTCTAGATGTGGAGCAGGGCCGACTGGAAAGACGCATTTCCAAGGCTCATGG TGCCCCCATCAACAGTCTCCTGCTGGTAGATGAGCATGTCCTGGCCACTGGGGATGACACAGGTGGCATCCGGCTCTGGGACCAGCGGAAGGAGGGCCCCTTAATGGATATGCGGCAGCATGAGGAGTATATTGCCGACATGGCTCTGGACCCAGCCAAGAAGCTGCTGCTGACAGCCAG TGGGGATGGCTGCCTTGGTGTCTTCAATATCAGGCGACGCCGGTTTGAActgctctcagagcctcagtctgGAGACCTGACCTCGGTCACTCTCATGAAA TATGGGAAGAAGGTGGCTTGTGGCTCCAGTGAAGGTACTATCTACCTCTTCAACTGGAATGGCTTTGGGGCCACAAGTGATCGGTTTGCCCTAAGAGCTGAGTCTATCGACTGCATGGTTCCAGTCACTGAGAGCCTGCTGTGCACTGGTTCCACCGATGGGATCATCAG ggCTGTCAATATCCTTCCCAACCGAGTGGTGGGCACTGTGGGCCAGCATGCTGGAGAGCCTGTGGAGAAGCTGGCCCTCTCGCACTGTGGCTGCTTCCTGGCCAGCAGCGGCCACGACCAGCGACTCAAGTTCTGGAACACGGCCCAGCTGCGCACTGTGGTGGTGGATGACTACCGCCGGCGGAAGAAAAAGGGAGGGCCGCTGCGGGCCCTAAGCAGCAAGGCCTGGAGCACAGATGACTTCTTTGCAGgactgagggaggaagaggactCCACAGctcagaaggaaggggaggacaGTGAAGATGAAAGTGACTGA